The following proteins are co-located in the Acropora palmata chromosome 11, jaAcrPala1.3, whole genome shotgun sequence genome:
- the LOC141858832 gene encoding uncharacterized protein LOC141858832, which translates to MELNIVLKMVLLFTLQTSHLLNQVISSPVKLNQTSAVTNQRVEDQSLSNQLRDNALTSSTFPNKDEQNPTAASTVANKYDIFSRHLRSTRNPCVKKKVHKYNSCLEEFFVHFQCRKQHFGCLPFNAPPRCKKNFELRYGKTGKPCMVVSGCECAT; encoded by the exons ATGGAACTGAATATTGTTTTAAAG ATGGTACTACTTTTCACTTTACAAACAAGTCATCTTTTGAATCAAGTCATCTCAAGTCCCGTGAAATTGAACCAGACATCTGCTGTGACAAATCAAAGAGTTGAAGATCAGTCTTTATCCAACCAATTGCGAGATAACGCATTAACAAGTTCGACGTTTCCCAACAAAGATGAGCAGAACCCCACGGCCGCAAGTACGGTCGCCAACAAGTATGACATTTTCTCGCGCCACTTGCGATCGACTAGAAATCCTTGCGTGAAGAAAAAGGTGCACAAATACAACAGCTGTTTAGAGGAATTTTTTGTCCACTTTCAATGCAGGAAACAGCATTTTGGTTGTCTCCCTTTCAACGCGCCGCCACGTTGCaagaaaaactttgaattgAGGTATGGGAAAACTGGTAAACCTTGCATGGTTGTGAGCGGTTGCGAATGTGCTACCTAG